The proteins below come from a single Desulfomicrobium escambiense DSM 10707 genomic window:
- a CDS encoding cytochrome c3 family protein, with protein sequence MKRIGTLALLVGLLILGGVATAMAGSVEMPESVLMSAKGVKDYTPKKAEVTFNHASHMHIACQDCHHTVPQTYTFQSCMSEGCHDNAKDRTTASSLYNAFHTTKDTSKSCVGCHRDLKKQGQGEAPLACNSCHVK encoded by the coding sequence ATGAAACGGATTGGAACCCTTGCCCTGCTCGTGGGGCTGCTGATTCTGGGCGGTGTCGCCACCGCCATGGCCGGAAGCGTCGAGATGCCCGAGAGCGTCCTGATGAGCGCCAAGGGCGTCAAAGACTACACCCCCAAGAAAGCCGAAGTGACGTTCAACCACGCGTCGCACATGCACATCGCATGTCAGGACTGCCACCACACCGTGCCGCAGACCTACACCTTCCAGAGCTGCATGTCCGAAGGCTGCCACGACAACGCCAAGGACCGCACGACCGCGAGTTCCCTCTACAACGCCTTTCACACCACCAAGGACACCTCCAAGAGCTGCGTGGGCTGCCACCGCGACCTCAAGAAGCAGGGACAGGGCGAAGCTCCCCTGGCCTGCAACAGCTGCCACGTGAAGTGA
- a CDS encoding ABC transporter ATP-binding protein, with protein MTAPTPSPLFCARDLTKVYQTGAAPEVRALGGVSLDLFPGELVVLLGASGSGKSTLLNILGGLDTPTSGTLSYRGQDMTHADEKTLTAFRRESVGFIFQFYNLIPSLTARENVALITDIAEDPMDPAAALSLVGLSARLDHFPSQLSGGEQQRVAIARAIAKNPDVLLCDEPTGALDVRTGITVLSAIERINAELGTLAVVITHNVAIADMADRVILLSDGRITDIRTNQSRRRAEELAW; from the coding sequence ATGACCGCACCGACGCCCTCCCCCCTCTTCTGCGCCCGCGACCTGACCAAGGTCTACCAAACCGGCGCGGCCCCGGAGGTACGGGCATTGGGCGGGGTCAGCCTGGACCTCTTCCCGGGCGAACTGGTCGTGCTGCTGGGCGCCTCGGGCAGCGGCAAGTCGACGCTCCTGAACATCCTGGGCGGCCTCGACACCCCGACCAGCGGCACCCTGTCCTACCGCGGCCAGGACATGACCCACGCCGACGAGAAAACCCTGACCGCCTTCCGCCGCGAATCCGTGGGCTTCATCTTCCAGTTCTACAACCTCATCCCGAGCCTCACGGCCCGCGAGAACGTGGCCCTCATCACCGACATCGCCGAAGACCCCATGGACCCCGCCGCGGCCCTGTCCCTGGTGGGCCTCTCGGCGCGTCTGGACCACTTCCCGTCCCAGCTCTCGGGCGGCGAGCAGCAGCGCGTGGCCATCGCCCGCGCCATCGCCAAGAACCCCGACGTGCTGCTGTGCGACGAGCCCACCGGGGCCCTGGACGTGCGCACGGGCATCACGGTCCTCTCGGCCATCGAGCGCATCAACGCGGAACTCGGCACCCTGGCCGTGGTCATCACCCACAACGTGGCCATCGCGGACATGGCCGACCGCGTCATCCTCCTCTCGGACGGCCGCATCACGGACATCCGGACCAACCAATCCCGCCGCAGGGCGGAAGAGCTGGCCTGGTGA